One window of Methanospirillum lacunae genomic DNA carries:
- a CDS encoding ABC transporter substrate-binding protein, with translation MNQHKMQFWINVALIATLVVSCTVCIATAADSTKTITDMAGRQLTVPDPINLAIGTAPPVTVMTYIIAPDKLVGFNSNYNSSKYLPDKYKNLPNVGGTQGQTKLNAESFFKFNPDVILNGQVISKFKDANDIEDIQTQLNPIPVIVVGDVTNLSNFAPGMTFLGQLYNNPSKAEEFNTFYQNIYDKVTKTTASIPESERKKVYYAEGPEGLMTDPAESNHAQPLNVCNGINVANIEWTNMVGRTPVSIEQIMSWNPDVIIAADKQFYNKVYSDPNWKEIKAVKDKQVYLVPSDPFNWYDRSPGVNTVMGIPWTAKVLYPDKFTDMDLKALTKEFYTKFYHYDMTDKEAEDLLSASGLKV, from the coding sequence ATGAATCAACATAAAATGCAATTCTGGATCAATGTTGCATTGATTGCAACACTCGTGGTGAGTTGCACTGTTTGTATAGCAACAGCAGCAGACTCCACAAAAACGATCACTGACATGGCTGGCCGTCAATTAACAGTTCCTGATCCGATCAATTTAGCTATAGGAACAGCTCCGCCGGTTACTGTAATGACGTATATCATCGCTCCAGATAAATTAGTCGGTTTTAATTCTAACTATAACAGTTCGAAATATCTCCCTGACAAGTATAAGAATCTTCCAAATGTCGGCGGAACTCAGGGCCAAACAAAATTGAATGCTGAGAGTTTCTTTAAGTTTAATCCTGATGTGATATTAAACGGGCAGGTAATTTCAAAATTTAAGGATGCAAACGATATTGAAGATATTCAGACTCAATTGAATCCGATTCCGGTGATTGTTGTTGGGGATGTCACTAATCTCAGTAATTTTGCTCCGGGAATGACATTTTTAGGACAGTTGTATAACAATCCTTCAAAAGCAGAGGAGTTCAATACATTTTATCAGAATATTTACGATAAAGTAACTAAAACAACTGCATCCATCCCTGAATCAGAGAGAAAGAAGGTGTATTATGCAGAAGGACCTGAAGGCCTGATGACAGATCCCGCAGAGTCTAATCATGCACAACCTCTGAATGTTTGCAATGGAATTAATGTTGCAAACATTGAATGGACAAATATGGTTGGGAGAACCCCGGTTTCCATTGAGCAGATCATGTCGTGGAATCCTGATGTTATAATTGCAGCTGATAAACAGTTCTATAATAAAGTCTACTCAGATCCGAACTGGAAAGAAATTAAGGCAGTAAAAGATAAGCAGGTATATCTGGTTCCAAGTGATCCATTCAACTGGTATGATCGATCTCCGGGCGTTAATACTGTAATGGGAATTCCATGGACTGCAAAAGTTTTGTATCCAGACAAATTCACTGATATGGATCTGAAGGCCCTTACAAAGGAGTTTTACACAAAGTTCTATCACTATGATATGACTGATAAGGAAGCAGAAGACCTCCTATCCGCTTCAGGGTTAAAGGTTTAA
- a CDS encoding ABC transporter substrate-binding protein — MKLKNLLLIFILLLLLVQVLPVTGLQASNAENRTITDMVGRSIEIPTQINHVLSTAPPTTMTIYMLAPDTLLGLNSASNTTKFMDQKYRDLPNVGGWYGTSTGNYETFISLKPDVVIEPDLGTGDLSKTILERQEKFSEIPVIGIMDARNITGYDPSIQFLGSLLNKESESKSLLEFYHRVLSLVQNKASSIPDDKKVTVYYAEGPKGLKTDPVGSSHSELIELVGGKNIADCNITPGMGMTEVSMEQVLSWNPDVIIVGDPGFYKSVYSDPIWANIKAVQNKRVYLVPQAPFPWFDRPPGVNRIIGIPWVAKILYPDVYSDIDITSLAKEFYSKFYHYDLSDSDLTSILNP; from the coding sequence ATGAAACTAAAAAATTTACTCCTTATTTTTATCCTCCTACTCCTTTTAGTTCAAGTATTACCTGTAACAGGATTACAAGCATCTAACGCAGAAAATAGGACTATTACGGATATGGTTGGGAGAAGTATAGAGATTCCAACCCAAATCAATCATGTTTTAAGTACTGCACCACCTACTACCATGACTATCTACATGCTTGCCCCCGATACATTGCTGGGATTAAATTCTGCATCCAATACTACAAAGTTCATGGATCAAAAATATCGGGATCTTCCAAATGTTGGTGGATGGTATGGGACATCGACTGGTAACTATGAAACTTTCATTTCATTAAAACCTGACGTGGTTATTGAGCCAGACCTTGGGACAGGAGATCTCTCTAAAACAATCCTTGAGCGACAGGAAAAATTTAGTGAAATTCCAGTAATTGGAATCATGGACGCGAGAAACATTACCGGATATGATCCGTCAATCCAGTTTCTGGGATCCTTATTGAATAAAGAGTCTGAATCAAAATCCCTTCTAGAATTTTATCACCGTGTCCTTTCGCTGGTACAGAATAAGGCTTCTTCAATCCCTGATGATAAGAAAGTAACGGTATACTATGCTGAAGGACCAAAAGGCCTTAAAACAGATCCCGTTGGTTCATCCCATTCAGAACTTATTGAATTAGTTGGGGGAAAGAACATTGCGGATTGTAATATAACCCCTGGAATGGGTATGACTGAGGTATCCATGGAACAGGTACTGTCATGGAATCCAGATGTTATCATCGTCGGCGATCCCGGATTTTACAAGTCGGTGTATTCTGATCCAATCTGGGCAAACATAAAAGCGGTTCAGAATAAGCGGGTATATTTAGTACCACAAGCACCATTCCCCTGGTTTGACAGGCCACCTGGAGTAAACAGAATTATTGGTATTCCATGGGTAGCAAAGATTTTGTATCCGGATGTATATTCAGATATTGATATTACATCATTGGCAAAAGAATTCTATTCAAAGTTTTATCATTATGACCTATCAGATAGTGATCTAACCAGTATTCTTAACCCATAA
- a CDS encoding 2-hydroxyacyl-CoA dehydratase subunit D, with protein MRVDYPPFTYPDEIKPLVLETEDLNFSDGTTVTAEQIWHFMTVTGPKRFPFAFSTNPAFGHQLSGDVSLISGIRRNYLGMTGIDRLRKFVRNKTPLILVQGGITSDLYQAAGCISVGPMFLRGWIMNTQEGRAYKNANLTGASLLEEARQNLSFECCNLIANVGLLKTRDLPISAIAPCLCSRCSDMAYAVEAYRSESSSIPTILIDYPSNFEEGEWRVEYIKEELHSLVHQLEKVTGKEVTDDDIRKEIKIQNKARSLVRECEQVWWSGKVPPTNSVDGGFAHLGMMGAFDFPVANQVLKETRDELQTRVNNGVKGFGLVDDPARLFVCGSCVMPNANFVDRKGGVLVGSDDVWSSICMNVKETGDPYENLAVSYASLPYERSTEERAKWTVEQVKASRADGVVFMFNWGCNYQSAIAGMITDYIKEETGLPAISIEVGELTRMESLEQSHNRVESFIEMIKSS; from the coding sequence ATGAGAGTTGATTACCCACCGTTCACATACCCGGATGAGATTAAACCATTGGTTCTTGAAACTGAGGATTTAAATTTTTCTGATGGAACTACGGTTACAGCTGAACAGATATGGCACTTTATGACAGTAACCGGACCCAAACGTTTTCCATTTGCTTTTTCAACTAACCCGGCATTTGGTCATCAGTTATCAGGGGATGTTTCCCTTATCAGCGGAATCAGAAGAAACTACCTGGGTATGACCGGAATCGATAGACTTCGGAAATTTGTCAGAAATAAAACACCGTTGATCCTCGTACAGGGAGGAATTACTTCAGACTTATACCAGGCAGCGGGATGCATTTCAGTTGGTCCGATGTTTTTAAGAGGGTGGATCATGAATACTCAGGAGGGGAGAGCGTATAAAAATGCAAATCTCACCGGGGCATCTCTTCTCGAAGAAGCACGGCAGAATCTCTCTTTTGAGTGCTGCAATCTTATCGCAAACGTTGGTCTGTTGAAAACCCGTGATCTTCCAATATCAGCAATAGCACCCTGTCTCTGTTCACGCTGCTCAGATATGGCATATGCAGTTGAGGCATATCGAAGTGAATCCAGTAGTATTCCAACGATATTAATCGATTATCCAAGTAATTTTGAAGAAGGAGAATGGAGAGTTGAATACATAAAGGAAGAACTTCATTCCCTTGTCCATCAATTAGAAAAGGTAACCGGAAAAGAAGTCACTGATGACGATATCCGTAAAGAAATAAAGATTCAAAACAAAGCACGATCTCTCGTCCGGGAATGTGAACAGGTATGGTGGAGCGGGAAAGTACCCCCGACAAACAGCGTTGATGGCGGATTTGCTCATCTCGGGATGATGGGCGCTTTTGATTTTCCAGTAGCCAACCAGGTTCTCAAAGAAACCAGAGATGAACTGCAAACCAGAGTCAACAATGGGGTCAAAGGCTTTGGGCTTGTTGATGATCCGGCACGGCTCTTTGTCTGTGGATCGTGTGTTATGCCTAATGCCAACTTTGTTGACCGAAAAGGCGGTGTACTTGTTGGTAGCGATGATGTCTGGAGTTCTATCTGTATGAATGTAAAAGAGACTGGCGATCCGTATGAGAACCTTGCGGTTTCATATGCCTCCCTTCCATACGAGCGATCAACAGAAGAACGGGCAAAATGGACCGTAGAACAGGTAAAAGCATCCCGGGCAGATGGTGTTGTATTCATGTTCAACTGGGGATGCAATTATCAGAGTGCCATAGCCGGAATGATAACTGATTACATCAAAGAAGAGACCGGTCTTCCTGCAATTAGTATTGAAGTTGGTGAACTGACACGAATGGAGTCACTGGAGCAGTCCCATAACCGGGTTGAATCATTTATAGAGATGATTAAATCATCTTAA
- a CDS encoding 2-hydroxyacyl-CoA dehydratase subunit D, which produces MTLPALKKIRDAVKQRPSALESERNNGKIVIGWFGYFIPEEIIHALGMIPVRLGKGGDERLVELGARYISSQNCAFIRGSMGMFAENTDPYIRAADVVAFDNACMQIYRLGEVSKYYFKKKTLFLGVPRNPHSVAAQKYFRGEIEHFTRNLEVIAGRKIDTLNLAESIDLFQNIRDSTKKMFQSLLAADCPLNWKEANEVVHAGYYLDKRIYFSLLQELLSEIESSPKSSGKKSQDIRIILSGSAIAPGDEKLVDLIEQMNGTIVRDDLWTGLNPSLNMHIEHPSVSSIADAYLNRIPHYTLPCLEMDNDTRFEHLMSAVLETKANGVIYHTIRYCDSATFKTTGLKNRLKNVGVPLLEIHTEYSGSDVEAIRTRVEAFFEILKGQNSPEVRA; this is translated from the coding sequence ATGACCTTACCAGCACTTAAGAAAATTCGTGATGCAGTAAAGCAACGACCAAGTGCGTTAGAATCTGAAAGAAATAACGGGAAAATTGTCATCGGATGGTTTGGTTATTTCATACCAGAAGAGATAATTCATGCCCTTGGAATGATCCCTGTCCGGTTAGGCAAAGGAGGAGATGAACGATTAGTTGAACTCGGGGCACGATACATATCCTCACAGAATTGTGCCTTTATTCGTGGATCTATGGGTATGTTTGCAGAAAACACTGACCCATATATCCGAGCTGCTGATGTTGTTGCTTTTGACAATGCCTGCATGCAGATCTACCGGCTAGGTGAGGTATCAAAGTACTATTTTAAGAAAAAAACATTATTTCTTGGTGTTCCTAGAAATCCGCATTCAGTCGCTGCTCAAAAATATTTCAGGGGTGAGATAGAGCATTTTACCCGGAATCTCGAGGTTATTGCGGGCAGAAAAATTGATACGTTAAATTTGGCAGAGTCGATAGATCTCTTTCAAAACATCAGAGATAGTACCAAAAAGATGTTTCAATCTCTTCTGGCTGCTGATTGCCCTCTCAACTGGAAAGAAGCCAATGAGGTTGTTCACGCAGGATACTATCTTGACAAACGGATTTACTTCTCCCTTTTACAGGAGTTACTAAGTGAAATTGAATCATCTCCAAAGAGTTCCGGTAAGAAAAGTCAGGATATCAGGATTATTCTTTCAGGAAGTGCTATCGCTCCAGGAGATGAGAAACTGGTAGATCTGATTGAGCAGATGAATGGAACAATCGTACGGGATGATCTCTGGACAGGTCTGAACCCTTCCCTGAATATGCACATAGAACATCCTTCTGTTTCCAGTATTGCTGATGCGTATTTGAACCGGATACCCCACTATACTCTTCCCTGTTTAGAAATGGATAATGATACCAGGTTTGAGCATCTGATGTCTGCAGTCCTTGAAACCAAGGCAAATGGGGTCATTTATCATACAATACGCTACTGTGATTCAGCAACCTTTAAAACAACAGGGCTGAAAAACCGTCTTAAAAATGTTGGAGTGCCTTTACTTGAAATTCATACCGAATACTCAGGTTCTGACGTTGAAGCAATCAGGACAAGAGTTGAAGCATTCTTCGAGATTCTGAAAGGACAAAATAGTCCGGAGGTACGAGCATGA
- a CDS encoding acyl-CoA dehydratase activase, which produces MTEDDNINQKVAAGVDIGSLTTKSVLISDGAVIGSCIIPTGIFPEKSGLEALEKAMESIGCAGKKPTYTVATGYGRISAPYADETVTEITCHAKGAYSINQATRTVIDMGGQDCKVIRIDNSGNVSDFIMNDKCAAGTGRFLEVIASVFRVKLENLGPMALKAEDIVPISSTCTVFAESEVVSLLARGEKPENILRGVHHAIAHRITGMTIRVGVEDAILFSGGVAKNEGMRRALADAFNKPIIVPNFDPQIIGALGAARIAEKKVSRDAS; this is translated from the coding sequence ATGACAGAAGATGATAATATAAATCAAAAAGTAGCAGCAGGTGTAGATATAGGCTCCCTCACGACAAAATCAGTATTAATTTCAGATGGAGCCGTTATCGGATCATGTATAATTCCAACTGGTATCTTTCCAGAAAAAAGTGGTTTGGAAGCACTTGAGAAAGCCATGGAGTCAATTGGCTGTGCAGGGAAAAAACCAACATATACTGTGGCAACCGGTTATGGGAGGATATCAGCACCCTATGCCGATGAAACAGTCACAGAAATAACCTGCCATGCAAAAGGAGCGTATTCTATCAATCAGGCAACCAGGACGGTGATAGATATGGGAGGACAGGACTGTAAAGTTATCAGGATTGATAATTCAGGTAATGTATCGGATTTTATCATGAATGATAAATGTGCAGCAGGCACTGGCCGGTTTCTTGAAGTCATCGCATCAGTATTTAGGGTAAAACTTGAGAATCTTGGCCCTATGGCATTAAAGGCAGAAGATATCGTCCCAATTAGCAGTACCTGCACCGTATTCGCAGAATCTGAAGTCGTTTCATTGCTCGCGAGAGGGGAAAAGCCGGAAAATATTCTTCGGGGAGTTCATCATGCTATCGCACACCGCATTACCGGGATGACTATCAGAGTCGGTGTTGAAGATGCTATTTTATTCTCCGGAGGGGTAGCCAAGAATGAAGGAATGAGGAGAGCTCTGGCAGATGCCTTTAATAAACCGATCATTGTCCCGAACTTTGATCCACAGATTATCGGGGCTCTTGGGGCAGCAAGAATTGCAGAAAAAAAAGTTTCACGTGATGCATCATGA
- a CDS encoding ABC transporter substrate-binding protein, whose product MLLSALMLILLAITPVWAADSSTSGSDKIIDGYGNTASIPQSVNTIVVIQGACNVPSLLCALGIGDKLIQGLCFKTPLQIKLQPDYAKIDPLQVQNGEANVEDLVKQNADIVFGWTNIKNGQAIRDAGVNLFIVNLDSFDEMVETIKSIAKITGTEKKGDELLQTLNETIQMIDSKVSTVSQDKKKKVLLLTKSDPITVMGADTFNRGLIEKAGGICVTDNMPGYFLETDMEQILKMDPDIILVSATGGNSYNDIMNSTAWDSVRAKKEGHIYQVPTGVFYWDKPGSENNLFLLWEANKFYPDLVSVDTLKSEAQKFYKKFFNYDLSDEDFNSMINPVKKAKTT is encoded by the coding sequence GTGTTATTATCAGCACTTATGCTCATACTTTTGGCAATAACGCCAGTATGGGCTGCAGATTCTTCAACATCTGGTTCAGATAAAATCATAGACGGATATGGTAATACTGCTTCCATTCCTCAAAGTGTTAATACAATTGTTGTAATACAAGGGGCATGTAACGTACCTTCTCTCCTATGTGCTTTAGGAATTGGTGACAAACTCATTCAGGGTCTTTGTTTCAAAACCCCACTTCAGATAAAATTGCAACCGGATTATGCGAAGATAGATCCGCTTCAGGTTCAGAATGGGGAGGCTAACGTGGAGGATCTTGTAAAGCAAAATGCAGATATTGTATTTGGATGGACTAATATTAAAAATGGACAGGCAATTCGGGATGCTGGTGTAAATCTCTTTATTGTAAACCTTGATTCATTTGACGAGATGGTTGAGACCATTAAAAGTATTGCAAAGATCACTGGAACTGAAAAGAAAGGAGATGAACTTCTCCAGACTCTGAATGAAACCATCCAGATGATCGACAGTAAAGTTTCAACCGTCTCCCAGGATAAAAAGAAGAAGGTTTTATTGCTGACTAAGAGTGATCCAATCACCGTCATGGGTGCAGACACATTCAACCGTGGACTTATAGAGAAGGCTGGAGGAATATGTGTTACTGACAATATGCCCGGATACTTCCTTGAAACTGATATGGAACAGATACTGAAGATGGATCCTGATATCATTCTGGTGTCTGCAACTGGCGGTAACAGTTACAATGATATAATGAACAGTACAGCATGGGATTCAGTCAGGGCTAAAAAGGAAGGACATATATATCAGGTACCAACAGGAGTATTCTATTGGGATAAACCTGGTTCAGAGAATAATCTGTTTCTCCTATGGGAAGCAAATAAATTCTACCCAGATCTTGTCTCTGTAGATACTCTGAAGAGTGAAGCACAAAAATTCTATAAGAAGTTCTTCAACTATGACTTAAGTGATGAGGATTTTAATTCTATGATAAATCCGGTTAAAAAAGCAAAAACCACTTAA
- a CDS encoding ABC transporter substrate-binding protein, whose translation MKGISFVKYFAILSIIGLICIAPVFAESAGTHTVTDMSGTEISVPTDIQSILIACQGGVAQEIVIMGDPKKVVGMSAMNLFPMFTKMFPELKNLPDAGSFDDLNMETILKLKPDVVINSVTAKKGNPKITENGIPVFQALTGKATADTIYNEFRAFGDLLNNKAKSEELIAYWDEKKKFINDRLKSLPDDKRKTVFYASNKDLGTDTSWGVSYVATSGGINVAKDLGDAKVNPEKLAEWNPDVIIVQGSTDGKYPDKDIINNPQLSGLSAIKNGQVYNVPNGGFWWCRPSPESPLGFLWLAKTLYPDTFADVDMKKEMKTFFKTFYRYDLSDDEADAILSVNK comes from the coding sequence ATGAAAGGAATATCGTTTGTAAAATATTTCGCAATATTATCCATTATTGGATTGATATGTATTGCCCCGGTTTTTGCTGAATCAGCCGGAACTCATACAGTAACTGATATGAGTGGCACAGAGATTTCCGTCCCTACAGATATTCAGAGTATACTTATTGCCTGTCAAGGGGGAGTCGCCCAGGAAATTGTCATAATGGGAGATCCTAAAAAAGTCGTAGGAATGTCAGCGATGAACCTTTTCCCGATGTTTACCAAGATGTTCCCTGAACTTAAGAACCTGCCAGATGCAGGAAGCTTTGATGATCTAAATATGGAGACCATTTTAAAATTAAAACCTGATGTTGTTATTAATAGTGTAACAGCAAAGAAAGGCAATCCTAAGATTACAGAGAATGGAATCCCGGTATTTCAGGCATTAACCGGGAAAGCTACTGCTGACACAATCTATAATGAATTCAGGGCTTTTGGAGATCTTCTCAACAACAAGGCAAAATCTGAAGAATTAATTGCTTACTGGGATGAGAAAAAGAAATTTATTAATGACAGGTTGAAATCACTTCCTGATGATAAGCGAAAGACAGTCTTTTATGCTTCCAACAAGGATTTAGGAACTGATACAAGTTGGGGTGTTTCATATGTCGCTACATCAGGCGGAATAAATGTAGCCAAGGATCTTGGCGATGCAAAAGTAAATCCAGAGAAACTTGCAGAATGGAACCCTGATGTGATTATTGTTCAGGGAAGTACTGATGGTAAGTATCCGGATAAGGATATAATAAATAATCCGCAGTTATCTGGATTATCTGCTATTAAGAATGGGCAGGTGTATAATGTTCCTAATGGAGGGTTCTGGTGGTGCCGTCCATCCCCTGAGAGTCCTCTTGGTTTCCTCTGGCTTGCAAAAACGCTGTATCCTGACACTTTCGCAGATGTTGATATGAAAAAGGAGATGAAGACATTCTTCAAGACCTTCTACCGGTATGATCTGTCAGATGATGAGGCTGATGCCATACTATCAGTAAATAAATAG
- a CDS encoding DUF364 domain-containing protein: MKDNIIQNEDNFLSKTGPDEKLYEKGSILEETKNRLISRYGDSLANLTLERVVIGIFYTGVKLSNGASGICFTPIKEIPESVCCPSSAKAMPRAGRLKGMSVADTFDYLSQQAPIKRAIAIATLNALSEDIWSSNPKEGSELYSIVEGDDIFADINLETIKKAVVVGALIPVIKQLKEHKVPYRIAELDIRTLKSEELPFFVNQSDFPHEVSTADLVIISGTTLINDTLESILQLCNPDAYVIIIGPTATMLPESFFARNISMLAGNRVVEPDEILDVLVEGGSGYHFYGQSSLKVIIKKQKN, encoded by the coding sequence ATGAAAGATAATATAATCCAAAATGAGGATAATTTCCTCTCAAAAACTGGTCCTGATGAAAAATTATATGAAAAGGGTTCAATTCTGGAAGAAACAAAAAACCGGTTAATTAGTCGATATGGGGACAGTCTTGCTAATCTGACGCTTGAACGTGTTGTTATCGGGATTTTCTACACCGGGGTAAAACTCTCTAATGGAGCATCAGGAATCTGTTTTACACCGATAAAAGAGATACCTGAGTCTGTTTGTTGTCCTTCATCAGCAAAGGCAATGCCCCGGGCCGGAAGACTGAAAGGGATGTCTGTTGCTGATACCTTTGATTACCTGTCTCAACAAGCACCCATCAAGCGTGCTATTGCAATAGCGACATTAAACGCTTTATCTGAAGATATCTGGAGCAGTAACCCAAAAGAAGGTTCAGAATTATATTCAATTGTAGAAGGGGATGATATTTTTGCTGATATCAATCTGGAAACGATCAAAAAGGCAGTTGTTGTCGGAGCATTGATCCCGGTTATCAAACAATTAAAAGAACACAAAGTGCCATACCGGATTGCCGAACTTGATATAAGAACCCTTAAATCAGAAGAATTGCCTTTTTTCGTGAATCAAAGTGATTTTCCTCATGAGGTTTCCACTGCTGATCTGGTGATAATATCAGGAACAACTCTCATTAATGATACCCTTGAGAGTATTCTTCAGTTGTGCAACCCGGATGCGTATGTTATTATTATCGGCCCGACTGCAACAATGCTTCCAGAGAGTTTTTTTGCCAGAAATATCTCCATGCTTGCTGGTAACCGGGTTGTGGAACCAGATGAGATCCTGGATGTTCTTGTTGAAGGGGGTTCAGGATATCACTTTTATGGACAATCATCACTGAAGGTTATCATTAAGAAGCAGAAAAATTAA
- a CDS encoding ABC transporter ATP-binding protein — MFEVVDAGFGYSTDRQIFHNVSFSVEKGEILCILGPNGIGKSTLLKCCARILPLKSGEISLHGKNLKQWNRSDLAKMIGYVPQAHHMVFPFSVLQLVLLGRTPHISAYSRPGKRDTEIAIEALKGVGIEHLVDAPVNRISGGECQLAMIARALAQEPSLLVLDEPTNHLDFGNQVRILHILDKLSKERTISIIMSSHYPDHTFLLSCKVGIMQNGVITHVGDAETVVTDHSLEETYQITIGVHYIEEVKRNVCVPSYP, encoded by the coding sequence ATGTTTGAAGTAGTAGATGCAGGATTTGGATACAGTACTGATCGACAAATATTTCATAATGTATCTTTTTCTGTTGAAAAAGGAGAGATTCTCTGCATTCTCGGACCAAATGGTATCGGAAAATCAACACTTTTAAAATGTTGTGCACGAATCTTACCTCTAAAATCAGGGGAAATATCGTTACATGGGAAGAACCTGAAGCAGTGGAATCGTTCAGATCTGGCAAAAATGATAGGGTATGTACCCCAGGCTCATCATATGGTCTTTCCGTTTAGTGTCCTTCAACTGGTCTTACTTGGAAGAACACCACATATATCCGCATATTCCAGGCCCGGAAAAAGGGATACAGAAATTGCAATTGAAGCTTTGAAAGGTGTTGGAATTGAGCATCTTGTGGATGCCCCTGTCAACAGAATCAGTGGAGGAGAATGTCAACTCGCTATGATTGCCCGTGCCCTCGCCCAGGAACCCTCACTCCTGGTTCTTGATGAACCAACAAATCACCTTGATTTTGGAAATCAGGTACGAATTCTTCACATTCTTGATAAATTATCTAAAGAGCGAACCATCTCAATCATCATGTCTTCTCATTATCCTGATCATACCTTCCTGCTCTCATGCAAAGTTGGAATCATGCAAAACGGGGTTATAACTCATGTTGGAGATGCAGAAACAGTTGTAACAGATCACTCACTTGAAGAGACCTATCAGATCACCATAGGAGTTCATTATATTGAAGAGGTAAAGAGGAATGTTTGTGTGCCATCTTACCCATGA
- a CDS encoding FecCD family ABC transporter permease yields MAVPLFKKISHFPISLEIGLIVLSPFILAGFSMFFGQYFLDPITIFKILLSPFLHTQQTWTDAQANVIFNIRIPRIIGAFLIGGGLSVAGAVYQSLFRNPMVSPDILGVSSGAGFGAAIAILCSLPVLMIEGSAFFFGLASVGFAVTLAKIYKGESILVLVLSGIIMGSLFTSLISLVKYVADPTAKLPAITYWLMGSLSAVSMSDIFLAIPFILPGVVYCMVIGWRLNAFSLGDEEAGSLGIDTTRMKYILIFISTLITAYSVSICGIIGWIGLVIPHLGRMLIGPDNARLIPASFFLGAAYLILIDNIARNATSAEIPLGILTAIVGVPFFAYIMAKRDVGWT; encoded by the coding sequence ATGGCAGTTCCTCTCTTCAAAAAAATAAGCCATTTTCCCATTTCTTTGGAGATAGGACTCATAGTTTTATCCCCATTTATTCTCGCAGGGTTTTCAATGTTTTTTGGTCAATATTTTCTGGATCCAATCACCATTTTTAAAATTTTATTATCACCATTCCTTCACACTCAACAGACCTGGACAGATGCACAGGCAAATGTGATATTTAACATCCGAATCCCAAGGATAATCGGAGCATTCCTTATAGGAGGAGGCTTGTCTGTTGCCGGTGCAGTTTACCAGAGTCTTTTTCGAAATCCCATGGTATCCCCTGACATTCTTGGGGTTTCTTCAGGTGCAGGCTTTGGAGCAGCTATTGCAATATTGTGTTCACTCCCGGTACTGATGATTGAAGGATCAGCATTCTTTTTTGGTCTTGCATCTGTTGGATTTGCAGTAACTCTTGCTAAAATATATAAAGGGGAATCAATCCTTGTCCTGGTCTTATCAGGGATAATAATGGGATCACTGTTCACTTCCCTTATCTCACTGGTCAAATACGTAGCAGATCCAACCGCAAAATTACCTGCGATTACCTACTGGCTCATGGGATCTCTCAGTGCAGTATCAATGTCAGATATTTTCCTCGCCATTCCATTCATTCTCCCGGGTGTAGTCTATTGTATGGTAATTGGATGGAGATTAAACGCATTTTCCTTAGGTGATGAAGAAGCAGGCTCTTTGGGAATTGATACTACCCGAATGAAATATATCCTCATATTTATCTCAACATTAATTACAGCATATTCAGTATCCATCTGTGGAATAATCGGATGGATAGGTTTGGTTATACCTCATCTTGGTAGGATGCTCATCGGCCCTGACAATGCCCGGTTAATTCCCGCTTCGTTTTTTCTGGGAGCCGCGTACCTTATACTCATAGACAATATTGCCAGAAACGCTACAAGTGCAGAAATCCCACTAGGAATTCTCACAGCAATTGTTGGTGTCCCATTTTTTGCTTACATTATGGCAAAACGGGATGTTGGGTGGACATAA